From the Nerophis ophidion isolate RoL-2023_Sa linkage group LG18, RoL_Noph_v1.0, whole genome shotgun sequence genome, one window contains:
- the LOC133537003 gene encoding vitamin K-dependent protein C-like, with translation MREERCHLLPLFCQCDYDKQRRDPGEQTIEVQQVLIHPHFHAFTLDSDIALLYLAQPIIRGPTAIPACLPDPHLSKYLLKVDNRGVVTGWGTTKYLGRPSRFLRKVVLPVVSHQSCSLSSEQVITDNMFCAGYLKASVDACSGDSGGPFVVHYRGTWFLTGIISWGEECAASGKYGVYTRLGNFLPWITTTMARVDLNATQS, from the exons atgcgggaagagcgatgtcacCTGTTACCTTTATTTTGTCAAT GTGATTATGACAAGCAGCGTCGAGATCCAGGTGAGCAGACAATCGAGGTCCAGCAGGTGCTGATCCATCCTCACTTCCACGCGTTCACTCTGGACAGCGACATTGCTCTGCTCTACCTGGCCCAGCCTATCATAAGAGGGCCCACCGCCATCCCCGCCTGCCTGCCCGACCCCCACCTGTCCAAGTACCTGCTCAAG gtggACAACAGGGGTGTGGTGACAGGATGGGGAACTACAAAGTACCTGGGCAGGCCCTCACGATTCCTCAGGAAGGTGGTGCTCCCGGTGGTCAGTCACCAGTCCTGCAGCCTGTCTAGCGAGCAG GTGATCACAGACAACATGTTCTGTGCAGGATACCTGAAAGCCAGCGTCGACGCCTGCAGCGGCGACAGCGGCGGCCCCTTCGTGGTCCACTACAGGGGCACCTGGTTCCTGACCGGCATCATCAGCTGGGGCGAAGAGTGCGCCGCCAGTGGCAAATATGGCGTCTACACCCGCCTGGGGAACTTCCTGCCCTGGATCACAACCACCATGGCCAGGGTGGACTTGAACGCCACACAGAGCTAA